A stretch of Tripterygium wilfordii isolate XIE 37 chromosome 11, ASM1340144v1, whole genome shotgun sequence DNA encodes these proteins:
- the LOC120009586 gene encoding CBL-interacting serine/threonine-protein kinase 8-like, translating to MVVRKVGKYEVGRTIGEGTFAKVKFAQNTETGESVAVKVLDRSTIIKHKMADQIKREISILKLVRHPYIVRLYEVIASRTKIYIILEFITGGELFDKIAHHGRLSEAEARKYFQQLIDGVDFCHSKGVYHRDLKPENLLLDSQGDLKISDFGLSALPEQGVSLLRTTCGTPNYVAPEVLAHKGYDGAVADVWSCGVILYVLMAGYLPFDDVDLTSLYSKIERAEFSCPSWFSVGAKSLIQKILDPNPQTRITIEQIRSDEWFKKSYAPVGLLDFEDVNLDDVNAVFDDPEEQRESDPCGNEDMGPLSLNAFDLIILSQGLNLATLFDRGKDAMKYQTRFVSQKPAKVVLSSMEVVAQSMGFKTHIRNYKMRVEGLSASKTAHFSVILEVYEVAPTFLMVDIQKTAGDAGEYLKFYKNFCSHLDDIIWKPPSESNKSKVTKTRSKKY from the exons ATGGTGGTGAGAAAAGTCGGGAAATACGAGGTTGGGAGGACGATCGGGGAAGGGACATTCGCCAAGGTCAAGTTTGCTCAGAACACCGAGACTGGGGAGAGTGTCGCCGTTAAAGTACTCGATCGCAGCACAATCATCAAGCACAAGATGGCCGATCAG ATTAAGAGGGAGATATCTATACTGAAGCTTGTCCGGCATCCTTACATCGTCCGTCTGTATGAG GTTATAGCCAGCCGCACTAAGATATATATCATCCTGGAATTCATTACAGGAGGTGAATTGTTTGATAAAATA GCTCATCATGGACGTCTTAGTGAAGCTGAAGCTAGGAAGTACTTCCAACAGCTCATAGATGGTGTGGATTTTTGTCACAGTAAAGGAGTCTACCATAGAGACTTAAAG CCTGAAAATCTTTTACTTGATTCACAAGGAGATTTAAAAATTTCGGACTTCGGTCTTAGTGCATTGCCAGAGCAA GGGGTTAGCCTCCTCCGGACAACATGTGGGACTCCAAATTATGTAGCTCCTGAG GTACTTGCTCACAAGGGTTATGACGGTGCTGTAGCTGATGTTTGGTCCTGTGGGGTTATCCTTTATGTTCTGATGGCAGGATATCTTCCATTTGATGATGTTGATCTTACCTCTTTATACAGTAAG ATTGAGAGAGCAGAGTTCTCATGCCCGTCTTGGTTTTCAGTTGGTGCAAAATCCTTGATCCAGAAAATTTTAGACCCAAATCCTCAGACA CGTATTACCATTGAGCAGATCAGGAGTGATGAGTGGTTTAAGAAGAGTTATGCTCCTGTCGGACTTCTTGATTTTGAAGATGTGAATCTGGACGATGTAAATGCAGTTTTTGATGATCCCGAG GAACAAAGAGAGAGCGATCCATGTGGGAATGAGGATATGGGTCCATTAAGTCTTAATGCATTTGACTTGATAATATTGTCTCAAGGTTTAAATCTTGCAACATTGTTTGATCGGGGAAAG GATGCTATGAAGTATCAGACACGCTTTGTTTCTCAAAAACCTGCAAAGGTTGTTTTATCAAGTATGGAAGTTGTTGCTCAATCAATGGGATTCAAAACACATATACGCAATTACAAG ATGAGAGTGGAAGGTCTATCAGCTAGCAAGACTGCTCATTTTTCTGTTATATTGGAA GTTTATGAGGTTGCTCCCACTTTTCTTATGGTAGACATTCAGAAAACGGCAGGAGATGCTGGTGAATACCTCAAG TTCTATAAAAACTTTTGTAGCCATCTTGACGATATCATCTGGAAACCACCTAGTGAATCTAACAAATCAAAGGTCACGAAGACGAgaagtaaaaaatattaa
- the LOC120008401 gene encoding putative pentatricopeptide repeat-containing protein At5g52630 yields MASLPSVAVSGTLRLEPDIKIHPNTSVAADKSTSITYQKGQRISHNGIAEPIGKLDSREALSMIKESTNVEQSFYMPLLQGCIEKNSVAETQIIHAHIIKTETYKDYYVMTFLVNVYAKCRAMEDARRVFDALTLKNVVAWTSLMTGYVQNSLPEIAIQVFNEMLEAGAYPTNYTFAVVLNASSSLQSIRLGKQFHANIIKYQLDNDTSVGNSLSSFYSKCKSLKSAVEAFKRIKEKNVISWSTVISACGENGDEAMGFRFFTEMLCEDIEPNEFSLTSVLSLCAVMLSLDVGAQIHSLSIKLGYESNLRVTNSVLYLYLKCGCITEARRLFDRMDSMSLVTWNTMIAGYAQTMDLANDNLLAHCRGKEALNTFLKLNRSGRKPDLFTFSSILTVCSRLVALEQGEQIHAQTIKTGFLSDVVVGTSLINMYSRCGSIDKASKAFVEMSIRTLISWTSMITSYAQHGRSQQVLQLFEDMRLSGVRPNQITFVGVLAACSHAGMVDEGLNYFKLMQKEYKITPVMDHYACLIDMFVRSGRIEEAFDFVKQMNFEPNEFIWSLLITGCKTHGNKELGFFAAEQLLKLKPKDTETYAVLLNMYISAERWQDVSRVRKLMKEEKVGKLNDWSWISIKDKVYSFKTSDNSHPRQAEMNKLLDELLEKAKRFGYESPESFEETDEEDEGKTSASTVYHSEKLAIAFGLLSTSYAAPIRVVKSVTMCRDCHDFIEVVSLLTSREIIVRDKKRLHRFVDGHCSCGDVGTLL; encoded by the exons ATGGCTTCCTTACCTTCCGTTGCTGTCAGTGGAACTCTCCGGCTTGAACCAGACATCAAAATACACCCGAACACATCTGTTGCCGCTGATAAG AGCACGAGCATTACTTATCAGAAAGGGCAAAGGATCTCTCACAATGGAATTGCAGAGCCAATTGGGAAGCTAGATTCTCGAGAAGCTCTCTCTATGATAAAAGAAAGCACAAATGTTGAGCAATCTTTCTATATGCCCCTCTTGCAAGGATGCATTGAGAAGAATTCAGTTGCGGAAACCCAAATCATTCATGCCCACATCATAAAAACTGAAACTTACAAAGATTATTATGTGATGACATTCCTGGTTAATGTTTATGCAAAATGTAGAGCCATGGAGGATGCTCGGAGAGTTTTTGATGCATTGACTTTGAAGAATGTTGTTGCTTGGACGTCCTTGATGACGGGTTACGTTCAAAATTCACTGCCAGAAATTGCCATTCAAGTTTTCAATGAAATGTTGGAAGCCGGGGCTTATCCTACCAATTATACTTTTGCAGTTGTCTTAAATGCTTCTTCTTCACTGCAATCTATCAGATTGGGGAAACAATTTCATGCTAACATTATCAAGTACCAGCTTGATAATGACACAAGTGTTGGGAATTCCCTTAGCAGCTTTTACTCAAAATGTAAAAGTTTAAAATCCGCCGTAGAAGCCTTCAAGAGGATTAAAGAGAAGAATGTGATTTCTTGGAGTACGGTAATATCTGCTTGTGGTGAAAATGGTGATGAAGCAATGGGTTTTAGATTTTTCACTGAGATGCTTTGTGAGGATATTGAGCCTAATGAGTTCTCCTTGACCAGTGTTTTGAGCTTGTGCGCTGTGATGCTTTCCTTGGACGTAGGGGCACAAATCCATTCATTGAGTATCAAACTTGGCTATGAATCAAACCTTCGAGTCACTAACTCTGTACTGTATTTGTACCTCAAATGTGGGTGTATTACTGAGGCAAGGAGATTGTTTGACAGGATGGATTCTATGAGCTTGGTCACCTGGAATACGATGATTGCAGGCTATGCTCAGACGATGGATCTTGCCAACGATAATCTTTTAGCACACTGTAGAGGAAAAGAGGCACTCAACACTTTCTTGAAATTGAATCGCTCTGGCAGGAAACCGGACCTATTTACCTTCTCAAGTATTTTAACTGTGTGTAGCAGGTTGGTGGCCTTAGAACAGGGGGAACAAATTCATGCTCAGACCATCAAAACTGGATTCTTGTCAGATGTTGTGGTGGGAACTTCACTGATTAACATGTATAGCAGATGTGGAAGCATTGACAAAGCAAGCAAGGCGTTTGTTGAAATGTCTAtaaggactttgatttcttggACAAGTATGATTACAAGTTATGCACAGCACGGCCGGTCTCAGCAGGTGCTGCAGCTCTTTGAAGACATGAGACTATCAGGAGTGAGGCCAAACCAGATTACCTTTGTGGGTGTTCTAGCAGCTTGTAGCCATGCTGGGATGGTTGATGAAGGACTCAACTATTTCAAACTGATGCAAAAGGAATACAAAATTACGCCTGTGATGGATCATTACGCTTGTCTGATTGATATGTTTGTGCGATCAGGACGGATAGAAGAagcttttgattttgttaaGCAGATGAATTTTGAACCAAATGAGTTCATATGGTCTCTCTTGATTACAGGATGCAAAACTCATGGGAACAAAGAACTGGGTTTTTTTGCAGCTGAACAGTTGCTCAAACTCAAGCCAAAAGATACTGAAACTTACGCGGTATTGCTAAATATGTACATTTCTGCAGAGAGGTGGCAGGATGTTTCCAGGGTGAGAAAACTAATGAAAGAGGAGAAAGTCGGAAAATTAAACGATTGGAGCTGGATTAGCATCAAGGACAAGGTTTATTCATTCAAAACCAGTGACAATTCGCATCCGCGACAAGCTGAGATGAACAAATTGTTGGATGAATTGCTTGAAAAAGCAAAGAGATTTGGATATGAATCACCAGAGAGTTTTGAGGAGACCGATGAAGAGGACGAAGGGAAGACATCCGCTTCTACGGTTTACCACAGTGAAAAGTTGGCTATTGCATTTGGCTTGCTGAGTACATCATATGCTGCCCCAATACGGGTCGTCAAGAGTGTAACTATGTGCAGGGATTGCCACGATTTCATTGAGGTAGTCTCATTACTAACATCAAGGGAAATAATTGTTCGAGATAAAAAGCGGCTTCATAGATTTGTTGATGGACATTGCTCTTGTGGAGATGTTGGCACCCTTCTATGA
- the LOC120008956 gene encoding oligopeptide transporter 2-like has protein sequence MDENDESPIEQVRLTVPNTDDPSLPVWTFRMWLLGVLSCALLAFANTFFMFRKEPLSITMISVQVASLPVGKFLASILTNKKFRIRGFGDREFSLNPGPFNVKEHVLISIFANVASSQEYAIHIVTIIKAFYHRKISFLASWILIITTQVMGYGWAGIMRRFVVDSAEMWWPSSLVQVSLFRALHEKENKRMTRGKFFLIALICSFTWYLFPSYLIQILQAVSWVCWIFPKSTTAHQLGSGMAGLGLGSFALDWTVVAAYFNSPLISPFFAIANVAAGYVLSMFVALPILYWGINLYDARRFPIFSSNLYNSRGHKYNVSGIVNDKFEIDMAAYEKEGRVKMSVFFALFYGVGFASTVATITHVALFNGREIYKQFWSSYKGKVDIHTRLMKKYKAVPNWWFHSTLVLSLTLALVLCTVMKKEIQMPWWGLIFAAGISCVFTLPVSIITATTNSRPGLNVITEYVMGSILPGRPLANVCFKTYGHISMVQAVLFLNDFKLGHYMKIPPRSMFLVQLIGTVVAATVSTGVAWWLLGSIENICEDQLLPHNSPWTCPNDHVFFDASVIWGLVGPKRMFGSLGDYSALNWFFLGGALGPLFIWLLIKAFPKQKWIALINIPVILTATGNMPPATSANLNCWIIVGVVFNYFVFNYRKRWWQRYNYVLSAALDAGVAFMGILLHLALTMGNKNVKWWGSDGEHCPLASCPTEKGVVVNGCPAL, from the exons ATGGACGAAAATGATGAGTCCCCAATCGAACAAGTCCGACTAACCGTACCAAACACCGACGATCCCTCACTTCCGGTATGGACCTTCCGGATGTGGCTTCTTGGAGTCCTCTCATGCGCCCTCCTCGCTTTCGCAAACACGTTCTTCATGTTCCGCAAGGAGCCCCTCTCCATCACCATGATTTCGGTGCAGGTGGCGTCGCTCCCTGTTGGGAAGTTCCTCGCGAGTATTCTCACTAATAAAAAGTTTCGGATTCGGGGGTTTGGGGACCGAGAGTTCTCGTTGAATCCAGGTCCATTCAACGTTAAAGAGCACGTCTTGATATCTATATTCGCTAACGTTGCCTCTTCACAAGAATACGCTATTCACATCGTGACAATTATCAAGGCATTTTACCACCGGAAAATCTCATTCTTGGCTAGCTGGATTCTTATAATCACTACacag GTTATGGGATATGGGTGGGCTGGAATTATGAGGAGATTTGTGGTGGATTCAGCAGAGATGTGGTGGCCAAGTAGTCTGGTTCAGGTTTCTCTCTTTAG GGCTCTGCacgaaaaagaaaacaagcGCATGACACGGGGGAAGTTTTTCTTGATTGCCCTCATTTGCAGCTTCACCTGGTACTTGTTCCCAAGCTACCTCATACAAATTTTGCAGGCTGTTTCCTGGGTGTGCTGGATATTCCCCAAGTCAACGACGGCACACCAACTTGGGTCAGGCATGGCGGGACTTGGTCTTGGTTCCTTTGCTCTAGACTGGACTGTTGTAGCTGCATATTTCAACAGTCCCCTTATAAGCCCTTTTTTCGCCATTGCCAATGTTGCTGCTGGCTACGTGTTATCCATGTTTGTTGCACTTCCTATCCTCTACTGGGGCATTAATCTTTACGACGCCAGGAGGTTCCCAATTTTCTCCTCGAACCTATACAATTCCAGAGGGCATAAATATAATGTATCAGGTATTGTGAATGACAAATTTGAAATTGACATGGCTGCATATGAGAAGGAAGGACGTGTAAAAATGAGTGTGTTCTTTGCTCTTTTTTACGGAGTTGGTTTTGCTTCAACTGTAGCAACGATTACGCATGTAGCATTGTTTAATGGAAG GGAGATATATAAACAATTTTGGTCTTCATACAAAGGAAAAGTAGATATACACACAAGATTGATGAAGAAGTACAAAGCGGTTCCTAACTGGTGGTTTCACTCGACTCTTGTTCTGTCACTGACACTAGCTCTGGTCTTATGCACTGTCATGAAAAAAGAGATCCAAATGCCGTGGTGGGGACTCATTTTTGCGGCAGGGATTTCGTGTGTATTTACTCTTCCGGTCAGCATCATCACCGCCACAACAAATAGT AGACCAGGTCTCAATGTCATCACAGAGTATGTGATGGGTTCCATATTGCCAGGTAGACCATTAGCCAACGTGTGCTTCAAGACTTATGGGCATATAAGCATGGTCCAGGCAGTTCTCTTCCTCAACGATTTCAAGCTAGGCCATTACATGAAGATTCCACCAAGATCAATGTTCCTCGTCCAG TTGATAGGCACTGTCGTAGCTGCAACAGTCAGTACTGGGGTCGCATGGTGGCTGCTGGGATCTATAGAGAACATATGTGAGGATCAACTACTTCCTCATAACAGTCCATGGACATGTCCTAATGACCATGTATTCTTTGATGCATCTGTCATTTGGGGTTTGGTTGGACCGAAACGCATGTTTGGCAGTCTTGGAGATTACTCTGCACTCAACTGGTTCTTCCTTGGAGGAGCATTAGGACCTCTATTTATATGGTTGCTCATCAAGGCTTTCCCTAAACAAAAATGGATTGCGCTGATTAACATTCCGGTAATTTTGACAGCCACCGGTAACATGCCACCAGCGACGAGCGCAAACTTGAATTGCTGGATTATTGTAGGAGTAGTCTTCAACTACTTTGTTTTCAATTACCGGAAGCGGTGGTGGCAGAGGTATAACTATGTTCTTTCAGCAGCATTGGATGCTGGAGTGGCTTTTATGGGGATTCTTTTGCACCTCGCGCTAACCATGGGaaataaaaacgtcaaatggtGGGGTTCTGATGGTGAGCACTGTCCATTGGCTTCATGCCCAACAGAGAAAGGTGTTGTTGTTAATGGATGTCCTGCTTTGTAG
- the LOC120008436 gene encoding pentatricopeptide repeat-containing protein At1g09900, producing MDLVVNTNQTRDGFCSFQHFNRKSTRDRGFKARFRDEAGPNSRRVRFYMRCRSHHFALFSDNSEFRKSVGFQKPRRNRVFPVSKVHAFGLNGKAQNLEKTLNGHVSGGNNTNSVQSSHTVEEFESNNVLRRRVRNGELEEALKFLESMVYNGDIPDIIPCTSLIRGFCKMGKTRKASRVMEIMEDSGAVLDVITYNVLISGYCKAGEIDNALRVLDRMSVAPDVVTYNTILRVLCDSGKLKQAMEVLDRQLQKECYPDVITYTILIEATCKESGVGQAMKFLDEMRNRGCQPDVVTFNVLVNGICKEGRLDEAIKFLNSMSSYGCQPNVITHNIILRSMCSTGRWMDAEKLLADMVQKGCSPSVVTFNILINFLCRKGLLGRAIDMLEKMPKHGCIPNSLSYNPLLHGFCKEKKMERAIEYLEIMVSRGCYPDIVTYNTLLTALCKDGKVDAAVDLLNQLSSKGCSPVLITYNTVIDGLSKVGKTEQAIKLLNEMQAKGLKPDIITYSSLIGGLSREGKTDEAIKFLRDLETFGVRPNAITYNSVISGLCKAKQTDRAIDFLAYMISGGCTPTEVTYMILIEGIASEGLATEALELLNELCIRGVVKRSSADQVAVKM from the coding sequence ATGGATTTGGTGGTTAATACAAATCAAACCCGTGACGGGTTTTGCTCATTTCAACACTTCAATAGAAAGAGTACAAGAGACAGAGGTTTTAAAGCTAGATTCAGGGATGAAGCTGGTCCCAATTCCAGAAGGGTTAGATTTTATATGCGCTGCAGAAGTCACcattttgctttattttctgATAATTCTGAGTTTAGAAAATCTGTAGGGTTTCAAAAGCCGAGGCGGAATAGGGTTTTTCCAGTTTCAAAGGTACACGCTTTTGGGTTGAATGGTAAAGCTCAAAATCTGGAGAAAACCCTAAATGGTCATGTGAGCGGTGGGAATAATACAAATTCAGTGCAATCCTCTCATACTGTTGAAGAATTTGAGAGTAATAATGTTCTTCGTCGACGGGTTAGGAATGGAGAGTTGGAGGAAGCCTTGAAGTTTCTTGAGAGTATGGTTTATAATGGTGATATTCCTGATATAATCCCATGTACCAGTTTGATTCGTGGATTTTGTAAAATGGGAAAGACTAGAAAGGCGTCTCGTGTTATGGAGATTATGGAGGATTCTGGGGCAGTTCTTGATGTTATAACTTACAATGTTTTGATTAGTGGTTACTGCAAAGCGGGTGAGATTGATAATGCTCTACGAGTTCTGGACAGGATGAGTGTGGCTCCGGATGTAGTTACATATAACACAATTTTGCGTGTGTTGTGTGATAGTGGGAAATTGAAGCAAGCGATGGAAGTTCTTGATCGGCAGTTGCAAAAGGAGTGCTACCCAGATGTGATAACATatacaatattgattgaagCCACTTGCAAGGAAAGTGGGGTTGGCCAGGCCATGAAGTTCTTAGATGAGATGAGGAATAGGGGGTGTCAACCTGATGTTGTTACTTTTAATGTTCTCGTCAATGGGATCTGTAAGGAAGGAAGGTTGGATGAAGCAATAAAGTTCTTAAACAGCATGTCTTCATATGGTTGCCAACCTAACGTGATTACACATAACATTATTTTGCGTAGCATGTGCAGCACTGGGAGGTGGATGGATGCAGAGAAACTATTAGCAGACATGGTTCAGAAAGGCTGCTCTCCTAGTGTTGTTACtttcaatattttaattaaCTTTTTGTGTCGGAAAGGGTTGCTAGGACGAGCAATTGATATGTTGGAGAAGATGCCCAAGCATGGATGTATACCAAATTCCCTAAGTTATAACCCACTGCTGCATGGCTTCTGCAAGGAAAAGAAGATGGAAAGGGCAATTGAGTATCTGGAGATAATGGTCTCTAGAGGGTGTTACCCTGATATTGTGACTTACAATACTTTGCTCACGGCATTATGTAAAGATGGGAAGGTTGATGCTGCAGTTGATTTACTTAATCAGCTAAGTAGCAAGGGTTGTTCACCTGTTTTGATCACTTACAATACCGTGATTGACGGTCTTTCAAAGGTCGGTAAAACAGAACAAGCCATAAAACTGTTGAATGAGATGCAGGCAAAGGGTCTCAAGCCTGATATAATTACATACTCTTCTCTTATTGGAGGGCTTAGTAGAGAAGGTAAGACGGATGAAGCTATTAAGTTTTTACGTGACTTGGAAACATTTGGTGTCAGGCCCAATGCTATCACCTACAATTCTGTCATATCTGGACTCTGTAAGGCCAAGCAGACTGATCGTGCAATTGACTTCTTGGCCTATATGATATCCGGGGGATGCACACCAACTGaagttacatacatgattttaaTTGAAGGCATTGCTTCTGAAGGTTTAGCTACTGAGGCACTGGAGTTATTGAACGAGTTATGCATCAGAGGAGTTGTAAAGAGAAGCTCTGCAGATCAGGTGGCAGTCAAGATGTAG